One segment of bacterium DNA contains the following:
- a CDS encoding alpha-amylase/4-alpha-glucanotransferase domain-containing protein, which produces MARVHERAYGPFFQTAKRHPLVKFSLHISGALLEWMEAEAAHTVASIREMVARGQCEILAGTYYEALAPVAPEHDVKRSIVAYVDKLEKVFGAEVGGMWLAERVYEPHVPRILADVGVRFAALDDWHFRAAGIAADRLDRPWLAEHQGATLTTCPISERLRYMVPFAPVNEVVGYLRKLYETGAQMACLADDGEKFGEWPGTYKLCYEDGWLDDFFGALEEHNDWLRAATLGEAVAAVPAAGPAYLPATSYREMTRWALPTGTQRRLQRLGPDFAADGADGDLVTGSGFRSFFQKYPEVNFFHKRVQEVSRRVEENDRLPAAEAERVRRHLWRAEANDAYWHGVFGGFYLPHIRRGVKNELVRAEAMLDRCLGTLESEEVGDLDADGVVEIILKNENVVAVLSSRGLAAVEFTRREPPVVLTDVPARRPEPYHDDLAATVCDDAGGAKTIHAPRGAKESGLERYLVYDRHLKRLFLERLFDGETDAEAYAAEGASEFVPFSWGKPVRNGGAWRVGGAIEAGDVRILGLDKTISLAERGLTLNYVINTELPKTSIFGVELTLNIKSESPDHAFVRSREIYGCNNVFGARADKAFVIADRLAEWEMVIAFEPAYALWHAPIYTVNRSECGLEKIYQGSSFFFWRRLPAGVSSLESSVALKVS; this is translated from the coding sequence GTGGCGCGCGTTCACGAACGTGCCTACGGACCCTTTTTCCAAACTGCGAAGCGCCATCCTCTCGTCAAGTTCTCGCTCCACATATCCGGAGCCTTGCTGGAGTGGATGGAGGCCGAGGCGGCGCATACCGTAGCGTCGATTCGCGAAATGGTCGCGAGGGGGCAATGTGAAATACTGGCCGGTACGTATTACGAGGCTCTCGCACCGGTCGCGCCCGAACACGACGTCAAACGTTCTATCGTCGCGTACGTCGACAAATTGGAGAAAGTTTTCGGCGCGGAGGTCGGGGGAATGTGGCTTGCCGAACGAGTTTACGAACCGCACGTCCCGCGGATACTGGCCGACGTCGGCGTGCGCTTCGCGGCCTTGGACGATTGGCACTTCCGCGCCGCCGGGATAGCCGCGGACCGACTCGACCGCCCGTGGTTGGCCGAACACCAGGGAGCGACGTTAACGACGTGCCCGATTTCGGAACGGCTGCGGTATATGGTCCCGTTCGCGCCCGTAAACGAGGTCGTGGGCTACCTACGAAAACTATACGAGACGGGCGCCCAAATGGCGTGCCTGGCCGACGACGGGGAAAAGTTCGGCGAGTGGCCGGGGACTTATAAACTCTGTTACGAAGACGGTTGGTTGGACGATTTCTTCGGGGCGTTGGAGGAACATAACGATTGGCTCCGCGCGGCCACGTTGGGTGAGGCCGTCGCGGCCGTACCGGCCGCGGGCCCCGCGTACCTTCCGGCAACGTCGTACCGCGAGATGACGCGCTGGGCGCTGCCGACCGGTACACAACGACGCCTCCAACGACTAGGGCCCGACTTCGCGGCCGACGGCGCCGACGGCGATTTGGTCACGGGAAGCGGGTTTCGTTCCTTTTTCCAGAAGTACCCCGAAGTAAATTTCTTCCACAAGCGGGTCCAGGAAGTAAGTCGGCGCGTAGAAGAGAACGACCGGTTGCCGGCCGCGGAAGCGGAGCGCGTCCGACGCCATTTGTGGCGGGCGGAAGCTAACGACGCCTATTGGCACGGCGTCTTCGGCGGCTTCTACCTGCCGCATATTCGGCGAGGCGTTAAAAATGAGCTCGTCCGCGCCGAAGCGATGCTCGACCGCTGTTTAGGGACGTTGGAGAGCGAAGAAGTAGGCGACTTGGACGCCGACGGCGTCGTTGAAATCATCTTGAAAAACGAAAACGTCGTGGCGGTGCTTAGTTCGCGGGGTTTAGCGGCGGTGGAGTTCACCCGCCGCGAACCGCCGGTCGTCTTGACCGACGTTCCGGCCAGGCGGCCCGAACCTTACCACGACGACCTGGCGGCCACCGTGTGCGACGACGCCGGCGGGGCGAAGACGATACATGCGCCGCGCGGCGCCAAGGAATCCGGCCTCGAACGTTATCTCGTTTACGACCGCCATCTTAAAAGGCTGTTTCTGGAACGCCTATTCGACGGCGAGACGGATGCCGAGGCGTACGCGGCCGAGGGCGCGAGCGAGTTCGTTCCGTTCTCGTGGGGCAAACCCGTACGAAACGGCGGCGCATGGCGCGTCGGCGGCGCGATAGAGGCCGGCGACGTCCGGATATTAGGCTTGGATAAAACAATATCGTTGGCCGAGCGGGGTCTCACGCTAAACTACGTAATCAATACGGAATTGCCCAAAACCTCGATATTCGGCGTAGAATTGACTTTAAATATTAAATCCGAATCGCCTGACCACGCGTTTGTTAGAAGCCGGGAAATATATGGGTGTAATAACGTCTTCGGGGCTCGGGCCGATAAGGCGTTCGTAATCGCCGACCGCCTCGCGGAATGGGAAATGGTTATAGCGTTCGAGCCCGCGTACGCGCTTTGGCACGCGCCGATATATACCGTCAATCGCTCGGAGTGCGGCCTCGAAAAAATTTACCAAGGCTCATCTTTTTTCTTTTGGCGGCGGCTACCCGCGGGTGTGAGCAGCCTCGAAAGTAGCGTCGCGCTGAAGGTTAGCTGA
- a CDS encoding PTS sugar transporter subunit IIC, with product MLEGSVVLACAERAICVAFVGALLGLDNIAVGQFMLAQPAVGAVLVGYIVGEPLLGVWVALTFQLLWLGQIPVGAYVPPSAPITAIAAVGLAGPGAAPLPARAVAAACLAIPVGVLAGRLDFWIKSRNVGVLHRSENDLLDGRPLALGGAVVKGVANFFLKDFFLLLAATFVGSIILTLTLKHLTPSWYRGLAFAFAVSPAVGIGAALKVYWKGRNIAAFGVGAAVAAAVAAIFAFVI from the coding sequence ATGTTGGAAGGGTCCGTCGTACTGGCGTGCGCGGAACGGGCGATTTGCGTCGCATTCGTCGGCGCTCTCTTGGGGTTGGATAATATTGCCGTGGGGCAATTCATGTTGGCGCAACCGGCGGTAGGCGCCGTCTTAGTGGGCTACATAGTCGGCGAGCCGTTATTGGGCGTTTGGGTAGCCTTGACGTTCCAACTCTTATGGTTGGGTCAAATCCCCGTCGGCGCGTACGTTCCGCCGAGCGCGCCGATTACGGCTATCGCCGCGGTGGGTTTAGCCGGGCCGGGGGCGGCGCCTTTGCCGGCTCGAGCGGTAGCCGCGGCGTGCCTCGCGATACCGGTCGGCGTGTTAGCCGGTAGATTGGACTTTTGGATAAAAAGCCGTAACGTCGGGGTCCTGCACCGGAGCGAGAACGACCTGCTGGACGGGAGGCCGCTCGCGCTCGGCGGCGCGGTCGTAAAGGGCGTGGCTAACTTTTTCCTGAAAGACTTTTTTCTATTGCTCGCGGCGACGTTCGTCGGTTCGATAATACTAACGTTGACGCTAAAACACCTCACGCCGAGCTGGTATAGAGGTTTGGCGTTCGCGTTTGCCGTTTCGCCCGCCGTGGGCATAGGAGCCGCGTTGAAGGTGTACTGGAAAGGCCGAAACATAGCGGCCTTCGGCGTCGGCGCGGCCGTCGCGGCCGCCGTCGCGGCCATATTCGCGTTCGTAATATGA
- a CDS encoding PTS system mannose/fructose/sorbose family transporter subunit IID has product MRAEMVIRSLFIQATNNFERMLSLGFLFALWPVIKKLYRTPEERREAVLRHLSFFNTQPYFANCILGVVAHVELRGGEGVDGEVAHIKKAMMGALGALGDDLFWTGLMPAAALVALVFYGALPSYAFVGAISALAVYNVFHFWTRVKLFHVGLRLGRRVTSYLKMLRLPRFAVGVKIAASFLLGAFTVAVIWRVAHAGLGGYGAAAAVGIAVFASVIVQSLGIRPGLCWYIVAAAATVVGAITA; this is encoded by the coding sequence ATGCGCGCGGAGATGGTGATACGCTCGCTGTTCATCCAGGCTACGAACAACTTCGAGCGTATGTTGTCGTTGGGCTTTTTATTCGCGTTATGGCCGGTGATAAAGAAGTTATACCGTACGCCCGAAGAGCGGCGCGAGGCCGTGCTAAGACACCTGTCCTTTTTTAATACGCAGCCGTACTTCGCGAATTGTATCCTGGGCGTAGTAGCGCACGTCGAGCTGCGCGGCGGCGAAGGGGTGGACGGCGAGGTCGCGCATATAAAGAAAGCTATGATGGGGGCGTTGGGCGCGCTGGGCGACGACCTGTTCTGGACCGGCTTGATGCCGGCGGCGGCTTTGGTGGCGCTCGTTTTTTACGGCGCTCTGCCGAGCTACGCCTTCGTCGGCGCGATTTCGGCGCTGGCCGTATATAACGTCTTCCACTTCTGGACGAGGGTAAAGCTCTTCCACGTGGGTTTGAGGCTCGGTCGCCGGGTAACGAGTTATCTTAAAATGCTCCGCCTACCTCGTTTCGCCGTGGGCGTAAAAATCGCGGCGTCGTTTCTTCTGGGGGCATTCACGGTGGCCGTAATATGGCGCGTGGCACATGCCGGTTTAGGAGGTTACGGAGCCGCGGCGGCCGTAGGGATAGCCGTGTTCGCTTCGGTAATAGTCCAGAGCTTGGGGATTAGGCCGGGGTTATGTTGGTACATCGTCGCCGCGGCCGCGACGGTCGTGGGAGCGATAACGGCGTAA
- a CDS encoding HPr family phosphocarrier protein, whose product MAATRKKVTVRQKYGLHARPAASFVKLARKFEAEIILEKNSERVDGKSIMGVMMLAISRGETVYLEADGPDGERACEQLKSFLENGTLD is encoded by the coding sequence ATGGCGGCGACTCGGAAAAAGGTAACGGTTCGGCAGAAGTACGGCTTGCACGCGCGGCCCGCGGCGTCGTTCGTAAAACTGGCCCGTAAGTTTGAGGCCGAAATAATATTGGAGAAGAACAGCGAACGCGTCGACGGTAAATCCATCATGGGAGTCATGATGTTGGCGATATCCCGGGGCGAAACGGTTTACTTGGAGGCGGACGGCCCGGACGGAGAACGGGCGTGCGAACAGCTCAAATCGTTTTTGGAAAACGGGACCCTCGACTGA
- the ptsP gene encoding phosphoenolpyruvate--protein phosphotransferase, whose product MKEFSGIPVSGGVALGRAFVVAPRELTVEERKISPAEVEAEQARLARALAFTRDEFASLRDEVKKHETSIRAEILDAYMLVLDDEMLTEKAREKIREEEVSAEYAFKTALDDMLGVFEAMEDPYFRERAVDLRDVGNRVVMNLLGVAYRLFEDLGENSILVTHDLPPSDAAALPRDKVRAIVTEVGSRTSHTAIMARSMEVPAVVGASGVVGYVRAGDNLVVDGISGRVIVSPSDEVTAGYEKLTRELLEEKKRRARLAELPATTLDGYRIELSANIELLPELEAVRRHGCDGIGLYRTEFLFLHRSDLPSEEEQLEAYRRAAEASFPHSCIIRTIDIGGDKFLSFPEVARELNPFLGLRAIRFCLKRQDIFRTQLRAILRATAYGRIKVMFPMISDVGELRAAKEILADVRRELEREGRFVDEALEVGIMVEVPSAALDADLLAQECDFFSLGTNDLIQYTLAVDRGNEKIAYLYEPFHPAVLKLIKTTADAAHRNRIWVGVCGEMIADPKAAILLLGLSFDEFSASPASVPDIKIVLRTARYVDARYVAEQAVRMTSASEIRAFLARELAEMGVPAFRCQW is encoded by the coding sequence GTGAAAGAGTTTTCGGGCATTCCGGTAAGCGGCGGCGTAGCGCTGGGTAGAGCGTTCGTCGTAGCTCCGCGCGAGCTTACGGTGGAGGAACGTAAGATATCCCCCGCCGAGGTCGAAGCGGAGCAAGCGCGACTGGCGCGGGCCCTCGCCTTTACGCGCGACGAGTTCGCGTCGCTGCGGGACGAGGTCAAGAAACACGAGACGTCGATACGGGCCGAAATATTGGACGCGTATATGTTAGTCCTGGACGACGAGATGTTGACCGAGAAAGCCCGAGAAAAGATCCGTGAAGAGGAGGTATCGGCCGAGTACGCGTTCAAAACGGCGCTCGACGATATGTTGGGAGTCTTTGAGGCTATGGAGGACCCGTACTTCCGAGAACGCGCCGTGGATTTACGCGACGTCGGCAACCGCGTCGTAATGAACCTCCTGGGCGTGGCTTACCGCTTGTTCGAGGACCTGGGCGAGAATTCGATACTCGTAACTCACGACCTGCCGCCCTCGGACGCGGCCGCGCTGCCGCGCGATAAAGTCCGCGCGATCGTGACTGAAGTGGGGAGCCGGACTTCCCATACCGCGATTATGGCTCGTAGTATGGAAGTGCCGGCGGTAGTGGGCGCCAGCGGCGTAGTCGGCTACGTCCGCGCGGGAGACAACCTCGTCGTGGACGGCATAAGCGGCCGCGTTATCGTAAGCCCGAGCGACGAAGTCACGGCGGGGTATGAGAAGCTAACGCGCGAATTGCTGGAGGAAAAAAAACGTCGCGCCCGCCTGGCGGAGCTCCCCGCGACGACGCTCGACGGGTATCGGATAGAGCTTTCGGCAAACATCGAGCTTTTGCCGGAACTGGAAGCCGTACGACGGCACGGCTGCGACGGCATCGGCCTTTACCGTACGGAGTTCTTGTTCCTGCACCGGAGCGACCTCCCCTCCGAGGAAGAACAGCTGGAAGCGTACCGGAGAGCGGCGGAGGCTTCCTTCCCCCACTCCTGCATTATCAGGACTATCGACATCGGCGGCGATAAGTTTTTATCCTTTCCGGAAGTGGCGCGCGAGCTCAACCCCTTCCTCGGCTTACGTGCGATACGGTTTTGTTTGAAACGCCAGGATATATTTCGGACGCAACTTCGCGCCATCTTACGGGCTACCGCGTACGGAAGAATAAAAGTTATGTTCCCCATGATCTCCGACGTGGGGGAGTTGCGCGCCGCCAAAGAGATTCTCGCGGACGTCAGGCGCGAGCTGGAGCGGGAAGGGCGTTTTGTCGACGAGGCGCTCGAAGTGGGCATCATGGTCGAAGTCCCGTCGGCGGCGCTCGACGCCGACCTATTGGCCCAGGAGTGCGACTTCTTCAGCTTGGGCACTAACGACTTGATCCAATATACCTTAGCGGTCGACCGGGGCAACGAAAAGATCGCCTATCTTTACGAGCCCTTTCACCCCGCGGTATTGAAACTTATAAAAACCACCGCCGACGCGGCCCACCGCAACCGCATATGGGTGGGCGTATGCGGCGAAATGATCGCCGACCCCAAAGCGGCTATACTTTTACTGGGCCTTTCCTTCGACGAGTTCAGCGCGAGCCCGGCCTCGGTTCCCGATATTAAAATAGTCTTAAGAACCGCCCGGTACGTCGACGCGCGCTACGTTGCCGAGCAGGCGGTCCGGATGACGTCGGCTTCGGAGATTCGCGCGTTTTTAGCCCGGGAGCTGGCCGAGATGGGAGTACCGGCTTTCCGATGCCAATGGTAA
- a CDS encoding carboxypeptidase-like regulatory domain-containing protein, whose protein sequence is MPMVKKTLYITLLLAALACRSNLFLGKVEGVAANIYAPNGRTPAYRAEVVVADLKAGGYYGETVTSATGYFAIAGIPDGLYRINVTSPNGFLKTGFHVDVVDGYSAADVEVLLAPARVGTFFNVPGRYDDMGALFADLGYLYKTVRAEAFAGNQNPLRDADILCLNSGVDLTPAQEEAFITNLRSFVEEGGLLITSDRAWPFLKAAWPGKVTWRADPEIGKPGQDVDGVFVDADLRKYATISKWRLKYDLGNWAIPDDTTGTVFVSGDVETSSGTRGNAPLLIGFAYGRGFVAFSTFDWRKQYGHGRVAIQVFNYLITNK, encoded by the coding sequence ATGCCAATGGTAAAAAAGACGCTCTATATTACGTTATTGCTGGCCGCGCTGGCTTGCCGCAGCAACCTATTTCTAGGTAAAGTCGAAGGCGTGGCGGCCAATATTTATGCCCCCAACGGTCGGACGCCGGCCTACCGCGCCGAAGTGGTCGTTGCGGACCTCAAGGCGGGGGGCTACTACGGCGAAACCGTTACGTCGGCGACGGGTTATTTCGCGATAGCGGGTATCCCGGACGGGTTATACCGCATCAACGTGACCTCACCGAACGGCTTTTTAAAAACCGGCTTCCACGTCGACGTCGTCGACGGTTATTCAGCCGCCGACGTCGAAGTGCTGCTGGCTCCGGCTCGAGTCGGCACCTTCTTTAACGTCCCGGGCCGTTACGACGATATGGGAGCGCTCTTCGCCGACCTCGGCTACCTGTATAAAACCGTACGCGCGGAGGCCTTCGCCGGAAACCAAAACCCCCTGCGGGACGCGGACATACTTTGCTTGAACAGCGGCGTCGACCTGACGCCGGCTCAGGAGGAGGCCTTTATAACGAACCTGCGCTCGTTCGTCGAAGAAGGAGGGCTACTGATAACGTCCGACCGAGCGTGGCCGTTCCTCAAAGCCGCGTGGCCGGGGAAGGTTACTTGGCGGGCCGACCCGGAGATAGGCAAACCGGGGCAAGACGTGGATGGGGTTTTCGTCGACGCCGACTTAAGAAAGTACGCGACGATTTCGAAGTGGCGATTAAAGTATGACCTGGGCAATTGGGCCATACCGGACGATACAACCGGTACCGTTTTCGTCAGCGGCGACGTCGAGACCTCCTCCGGCACGCGGGGCAACGCGCCGCTGCTCATCGGCTTCGCGTACGGCCGCGGCTTCGTCGCTTTCAGCACGTTCGATTGGCGAAAGCAATATGGCCACGGCCGGGTAGCTATCCAAGTCTTCAATTATCTTATAACGAATAAGTGA
- a CDS encoding DUF4416 family protein, whose protein sequence is MGKEPAVLPVLGVIAAAGVSLDDVVRAANDEIFETARETDRIPFDFTDYYRKGMGPGLIRFWCAGAHLVPASALADCKLAGVALEDRWRRAGERRVNLDPGYISALQLVLATTKPLPQAVYLRGGIYAVVELIYRDGAFATLPWTYPDYDRAAKDNLFQPFRSHLLKLQREVGK, encoded by the coding sequence ATGGGAAAAGAGCCCGCGGTCCTTCCGGTTTTAGGCGTAATAGCAGCGGCCGGCGTATCGCTCGACGACGTCGTCCGGGCCGCGAACGACGAAATCTTCGAGACCGCGCGAGAGACGGACCGCATACCTTTCGACTTTACGGACTACTACCGGAAAGGAATGGGCCCCGGCCTTATACGTTTTTGGTGCGCCGGCGCCCATCTTGTCCCGGCGTCCGCCCTCGCCGATTGCAAGTTGGCCGGCGTCGCGCTGGAAGACCGATGGCGGCGAGCGGGCGAAAGACGAGTCAACCTCGACCCCGGATACATCTCGGCTTTACAACTGGTTCTCGCGACTACCAAACCGCTGCCGCAAGCGGTTTACCTCCGCGGCGGTATATACGCCGTCGTCGAGCTCATCTATCGCGACGGCGCCTTCGCGACCCTGCCTTGGACGTACCCCGACTACGACAGAGCCGCGAAGGACAACCTGTTCCAACCTTTCCGGTCGCACCTCCTGAAGCTGCAGCGGGAGGTGGGGAAGTAG
- the tsaE gene encoding tRNA (adenosine(37)-N6)-threonylcarbamoyltransferase complex ATPase subunit type 1 TsaE, translating to MREVVTASPRATAALAERLAVTLPPGVVLLLDGDLGGGKTTFVKGLARGLKATEEARSPTFTLVREYGPLVHADLYRLDATEAAGLGWDDYLDDKRIVAVEWSSHLPPRFWGKGTLLIKLYFEIVDKKRRRIGLELDGPVAPKLRRRLEGLFCE from the coding sequence GTGCGAGAAGTGGTTACCGCTTCCCCCCGTGCGACCGCGGCGCTCGCCGAACGGCTCGCGGTTACGCTGCCGCCCGGCGTCGTCCTTCTATTGGACGGCGACCTGGGCGGGGGCAAAACGACGTTCGTGAAAGGTTTGGCCCGCGGGTTAAAGGCGACGGAAGAGGCGCGGAGCCCGACCTTCACGCTCGTGAGGGAGTACGGCCCGCTGGTCCACGCGGACTTGTACCGGCTCGACGCCACGGAGGCCGCCGGCCTCGGCTGGGATGATTACCTGGACGACAAACGAATCGTGGCCGTGGAATGGAGCTCGCACCTCCCGCCCCGCTTTTGGGGTAAAGGCACCCTTTTAATAAAACTGTATTTCGAAATCGTCGACAAGAAACGCCGGCGGATAGGTTTGGAGTTGGACGGGCCGGTAGCGCCGAAGCTCCGGCGCCGGCTCGAGGGCCTATTTTGCGAGTAG
- the tsaB gene encoding tRNA (adenosine(37)-N6)-threonylcarbamoyltransferase complex dimerization subunit type 1 TsaB: MRVVALETSTTRASVAFVDASSSFEAARRIDAEGRLSRVLMPALRELEKEAWPAAEADLIVTAGGPGSFTGLRVGMAAAKGLAFVTGLPLVAISSLAAVASAAPGDGAVVTVSDARGGFYFYAVYDSAPPYPKEILAPDIGDELTLATLPYDVYAGPVSPPAAWLRRARPAGRWLEVWPDAAVLGRLGARAFERRGPDDVATLRPYYLKRGQV; this comes from the coding sequence TTGCGAGTAGTCGCTTTAGAAACGTCCACCACGCGCGCCTCGGTGGCGTTCGTGGACGCGTCGTCGTCTTTCGAAGCGGCGCGCCGCATCGACGCCGAGGGGCGTTTATCGCGCGTTTTGATGCCCGCGCTCCGGGAGTTGGAGAAGGAAGCTTGGCCCGCGGCGGAAGCGGATTTGATAGTAACCGCCGGCGGGCCCGGGTCGTTTACGGGCCTCAGGGTCGGGATGGCCGCGGCCAAAGGTTTGGCGTTCGTCACCGGCCTTCCGCTCGTGGCCATATCCTCGCTCGCGGCGGTCGCATCCGCGGCGCCCGGCGACGGCGCCGTGGTAACGGTGTCGGACGCGCGGGGCGGTTTTTATTTTTACGCCGTCTACGACAGCGCGCCTCCTTACCCGAAGGAAATCCTCGCCCCCGACATAGGGGACGAGCTTACGTTAGCGACCTTACCGTACGACGTATACGCGGGTCCGGTGTCGCCGCCGGCGGCCTGGCTCCGTCGAGCGCGGCCCGCGGGCCGTTGGCTCGAGGTCTGGCCCGACGCCGCGGTATTGGGTCGTTTGGGCGCTCGGGCGTTCGAACGCCGCGGCCCCGACGACGTCGCGACCCTCCGGCCGTACTACCTTAAAAGAGGGCAGGTGTGA
- the rimI gene encoding ribosomal protein S18-alanine N-acetyltransferase, with translation MITTLRLAEPRDVPAISAIEKAAFPCPWPERALYGEIENDLATFKILSLEGRVAGYYDLWICADEAHLLNVAVAAWERRRGYGATMVKDAIEEAGRRGCRRVVLEVRPSNRAAVNLYEKFGFKKVARQARYYFDGEDADVMLKDL, from the coding sequence GTGATAACCACGCTAAGGCTTGCCGAGCCGCGCGACGTGCCGGCGATAAGCGCCATCGAAAAAGCGGCGTTTCCCTGTCCCTGGCCCGAACGCGCCCTCTACGGCGAAATCGAGAACGATTTGGCGACGTTTAAAATTTTATCGCTCGAGGGGCGGGTGGCAGGCTACTACGATTTATGGATTTGCGCCGATGAGGCCCATCTGCTGAACGTCGCGGTCGCGGCGTGGGAACGCCGGCGGGGATACGGGGCGACGATGGTGAAGGACGCGATCGAAGAAGCCGGCCGTCGCGGCTGCCGCCGGGTCGTTTTAGAAGTGCGGCCGAGCAATCGCGCCGCCGTAAACCTTTACGAAAAATTCGGTTTTAAAAAGGTAGCGCGGCAGGCGCGTTATTACTTCGACGGCGAAGACGCCGACGTTATGTTAAAGGACCTTTAG
- a CDS encoding 7-carboxy-7-deazaguanine synthase QueE, protein MLKGYIDEIFVSVQGEGPLVGTPMLFIRFGGCQAACEHCDTPRARTQMSQFPIHGPNARAVANPVKVVDLTTHAVPLLRGLPFLAITGGEPLEQPGFLSLLLTRLSKTGKRVLLETRGYHHRELAEVIPRVDVVAVDVKLPSFSGRPLPVAATRDFLKVAGQKTCYVKAVVGPDTGEGEVMEAARLVADVNGDIPFVIQPRNDEKPPPPGEAERLLVLTAQLTTLLADVRLIPQIHRVLGLR, encoded by the coding sequence ATGCTGAAAGGATATATCGACGAAATATTCGTTAGCGTCCAGGGAGAAGGGCCGCTGGTCGGTACGCCGATGCTGTTCATTCGGTTCGGCGGGTGCCAGGCGGCGTGCGAGCACTGCGACACGCCCCGCGCGCGTACGCAGATGTCGCAATTCCCCATTCACGGCCCCAACGCCAGAGCCGTGGCCAACCCGGTGAAAGTCGTCGACCTTACTACCCACGCGGTGCCCCTTCTGCGGGGCCTACCTTTCCTCGCGATCACGGGCGGCGAGCCGCTCGAGCAACCCGGCTTCTTATCGCTCCTTTTGACGCGCCTTTCCAAGACGGGCAAACGCGTTTTGCTCGAAACCCGAGGGTACCATCACCGCGAGTTGGCGGAGGTAATACCGAGGGTCGACGTCGTCGCCGTGGACGTAAAGCTGCCGTCGTTCTCGGGGCGGCCCTTACCGGTCGCCGCGACCAGGGACTTCCTCAAGGTCGCCGGACAGAAGACGTGCTACGTGAAAGCGGTGGTGGGCCCGGATACGGGCGAGGGAGAGGTTATGGAAGCGGCCCGCCTCGTCGCGGACGTTAACGGCGACATCCCGTTCGTAATCCAACCCCGTAACGACGAGAAACCTCCTCCCCCGGGCGAGGCGGAGCGGCTGCTCGTGCTCACGGCCCAGCTCACGACGCTCCTTGCCGACGTCCGCCTTATACCGCAAATACATCGCGTACTGGGTTTAAGGTAA
- a CDS encoding DUF366 family protein gives MASVKTYFERTERPYTELYGHFALTNFGVAGDAVVAFVGPCDVRTENLVDLEDARAGASIVAARMLHFVVEHFGLPLAEAIWRQRLLAAIVLEEVRRRAPQAPLRREGDDVYAGDGKLTVSIATSSPTSAIIHFGVNVDGAGAPVEVADLKRLNVDAEELAAAVMSRYVDEVDRFVEALSKVRGVC, from the coding sequence GTGGCGTCCGTAAAAACTTATTTCGAACGTACCGAGAGGCCTTACACCGAACTATACGGCCATTTCGCGCTGACGAACTTCGGCGTCGCGGGAGACGCCGTCGTCGCGTTCGTCGGGCCCTGCGACGTCCGGACGGAGAACCTCGTCGACCTCGAGGACGCGCGCGCCGGCGCGAGTATAGTCGCCGCGCGGATGTTGCATTTCGTCGTCGAACACTTCGGCCTGCCGCTGGCGGAAGCTATATGGCGGCAACGCCTGTTGGCCGCCATCGTCCTGGAGGAAGTGCGGCGGCGGGCGCCGCAAGCGCCGCTTCGGCGCGAAGGGGACGACGTCTACGCCGGCGACGGCAAGTTGACGGTCTCCATCGCCACGTCGTCGCCTACGTCGGCGATTATCCACTTCGGCGTCAACGTCGACGGCGCCGGCGCGCCGGTAGAGGTCGCCGACCTGAAGCGGCTTAACGTCGACGCCGAAGAGTTGGCGGCGGCCGTGATGTCCCGGTACGTCGACGAAGTGGACCGCTTCGTCGAAGCGCTAAGCAAAGTCAGGGGCGTATGCTGA